The following is a genomic window from Rhododendron vialii isolate Sample 1 chromosome 9a, ASM3025357v1.
taaaacctCCGATTAATAAAGAATAAAGAACAGGAAATAGACTAGAATAATTTAACTTTATTGATGATTGGGGTTTAAAACCCttgtttacatcaaaacaaagaaTACTGGATACATTTAGAGGGATTGGAACCCTTTACCTATCGCTTGATATGCTTACTCTTACTGGTCTTCGAAATTTGTTGAAGATTGCAGGTGGTAGTGAGCGAGTAGGTTGCTTTAATGCTTGTAGATCGTAGTGGTTTTGCGTGAATGGGgtatatcttctctctctccgtatATTTTCTACGTTGAGGGAAAAGAGGTGTGATGGTGAAGAGTTGAGAGATGAAGTATGAGATCTGAGGTTTGAAACTTGGGGTCGATGAGAGATAGATGAGAGATGTTAGGTCTGATCTGAGATTGAGGTCCCCTTCCTTTGATGACggacctcatatttataggagCTTCATTCATCATCAGATGCTTGGTCGCCAAATAATTCATTTGAATTTAAATAGTTGTTGCCAGAGAATAAATGATATCATATCTTCTCAgcctcttcaaattttgaatattggTTGCGTCAGATGACATCTATCTTATAATATTCTTCTGCTTGCACAGAAGTATTTTCTTGGACTCTAcgttttatttgatttgagaCGTTAACCCATATTTGGTTTGTAGGCCCTGCGAAATGCGGGCCTATATGGTTTAAACCAATATTTGATTTGTAGGCCTTGCGAGATATGGGCTTACATGGTCCAACTGATTTGTAGTCCTGCTACTTCTTCCGCAGGCTCATATATTCGTTAGGCTTGTCGGGCCAATACGTGTTTGTTGATTCGCGGACACGCTGGGTTAACACTTATTCCGTAGGCTCATATATTCGTTAGGCTTGTCGAGCCAACACGTATTTATTGATTCGCGGACTTGCTGGATCAACACTTCTTCCGCAGGTTCATATGCTCGTTAGGCTTGTCGGGTCAACACATGTTTGTTGATTCGCGGGCTCGCTGGGTCAACATGCTTTTAGACTCTTTACATGCCTTTTAGTCCGCAAGCCGAACATAAGATATTCATCAATCTTTGGTTGAAATTTATGTGCCAACAGACACCTTTCGTGGTAGAACTTGGTGAACTGGGCATACTTTTTCCCAACCTTCAATGGGCCAATGGGCTTTGCTTCTGTTATGATTTGTTTTCTACTTTCTTTAATTTAGTTGGGGTTTGAGGCTTTGAGCTAAGAATTGTACACCCACCTTTTGGGCCTAGTATTTTATGGGATTTGAAACTTACATAAGTAATGATTTTGTTCCCTTAAATGGTTGCTCTCCGAAAAATGTACAAACAAGTTGGGAAGGAGGGAGTACCATTTTGGAACAATTTTTTCACTGGCAATGATGACAAAAAGGCCGGACTTACATCTGCCTCCAAATGGTTGGTAGTAGATTGACGAAACATTTCCTAAGGTATTTGCTGAGCCAGTTGTTTGATTTGGACATGTCTGTAGTTGCTGAtcttattttgggttttgatgcaattattttcttcttgttcttgtagAGCTCATTAAAATGTTAATGCTAGCACAAATGAATCAACATAAAAGAAATATACTAACACTAATCAGGGTTTTATTTTGCTatgttgaaaaaataaataaatttatgaTTATTTGTTCTATCAATTTGTAAAATAGAATAATACgttgaaaaaattcaatataGTACATATCCCCGCATTTGTATTCTAAAATGGATCCATAATCCATATCCATGTATCCTCAATTTTTATGTTAGGTATCAGGTGCCTAGATATACACCCGCACCTGATACTTGCACCCGAGTTCTTGTAACATAGAACTATAGAAGTATTCAAGCCTTGGCGTAGAGTATCGAATAGAATAAAAAGGCAAAAGTTTTAGCAAACACTTTAGCAAATATACAGCCCCATGTTAACCCAATTACCTAAGAAACTAAGAGAGGGCAACCATGGCTAATAAAGACTTTGAAGCTcaataaaataatttgtttttagttGAACCTGATAAATTAGTAATAGATACATAATTGTATGCATACAAACgttgtacacacacacacacagttgATACCAGATTACCAGGCGATTTAAGTCGATACAACACAAAAACATGGGTGATTTGCGTGCAACATCAAAATCGAAAACAAGTATTTACTTATTTGTGTGATTTGGCTTTGAACAGAGATTTGGCCTAATCTCATTTTAGTCCTGCCCCATTGAAAATAGAAGCACTTGACACATCCTGGGTACTTTACCAAATTGGGGGGGATCCATGTAACACAAACAATTGGGTATATTTAGGAAAGGGAATTGTTCGAATTTACCTTCAATTGTGTAAGTGTACTCtgcacactttcttttttaactGGCTATGATGACAAAAATGATGGTTGGTAGTAGATTGATGAAATATCCCCTAAGGTACTTGCTGAGCCAGTTGTGTGGTTTGGATGCGCGTTTTTGGGCGCTGATCTTGTGTTCTAATAAAATTATTTGTTCTCGTTAACTGTAGAGCTAAGCATATAACCTATTCTTGTTCTCGATGTTCTGGTTAGGATCCCTAACTGAACTTCCTGTTTGGGACTATTACCTGCTGACTCTAATAGCATCCAAAAATCATTCTAATGTTTGTCCTGTCGTTCACCTTTTGTTGCAGTGATGATGTTGCTTTTGCACTGAAAGACAGCAAGGAGCTACCCTGGTTGGCCAAGTATTTGTGACTCAAAATCTGAGAAACTAAATGGAGATTACTTATTTCTcgcttttttctattttcatcaGTTCTTCATTCTCACCATTTTACGGAAACATTTGGATAAacctttccttttttcctccCTTGTTCCCCCCATCCCCCAGTTTTGAATTTGAGAAACATTGTTTGTGGTTTGAGGCACTCCTCCAGTTTTATCTTATCTGCGAATTCTACTAAGACCAACTcattgcattttattttttttcttgattatgTGGATCCATACTGTTTTTCTGCATAAGATGTCAAAAATTGAGCTCTCAGCACTGGCAATGCATTTCAAATGAAGAAAGACTGCATATAGAGTTAGCCTCTCTAGGCCTTCTCCTTCATTAGGATTTGATAGGGACTGATGAGAGCTTTAAAGGGGGAATCGTGGAATCGAGAAGGGTTGTGCAGGATGCTTATTTGGGTTTTGCAGGAGCTTTATTAtgcaccttcttcttctttttttagaggtttttttagggGTGCCCGAAACCGCCTTGAAAAgcagaaaaaataatttctttctcATTCTATTTCATAACtgaacactatttttttttgaacagcttcATCACTGATACACTAACATGAAAGacataagaaggaaaaaataaagacaGACCAAAAGATCTTTGATAGGGGATTTATTTGTCATGAGATATGATAAAACAGTCGTTATGATAAGTGAAAATTCAATAATAAGTTACATCgatttgcggatcaaaaaaaagttacatcGATTTCTTTCATAAGAATAAGtaaaaatcaagaaattttttttttttcctgaaatatGACGAGTTAGGATATACTTAGTGCATTTAGCtagcttgaaaaaaaattgcatatagGGAAATAAAGAACAAGATACAAGCACAATATATTAACTTTATAAAGTTGTTATTATTACAATATTATGTATTAGTAATTATTGAAATTTGACCAAATATTAAGTAGTTAATTGTAGTTCAACATAAAAAACCAATTAGAGGAAAAATAGAACAAGAATATTTGATTGTTTAGTTCAATTAATATGAAGGGCATTTCAACCATTTTATAGTAAAAACTAACTGTGTTAGCATCAACTTAACGGTTTTGGAAATCTACAATAGTTTGTAAAGTAAAAAATGTCCTCAAGGGAGGTTCTTGCATTTATCCAAAAACGCCAGTGAAATTTAACCTATCTTCAAACAAGTGgtccatcaaaatcaaaaccggCTGGAAAGGATCAGGTCACCTATAGTGATGGGTTGCAGTGCACGATCCGAACTATCCGTCTTGGTAATCAAAAGTCAATGGTCTACTATTtttttactactaaaaattGATATGAATGGCTAGGTTGAAAAAGCTTCAAAATTTACCCATTCCTTTGTCCTGTGCTAAATTTAAGAATATAGTAACTCTTACATTACTGGAAAATTTCTTCAGAACTTCCAAGGTTGAATAGATTTTCATATGCTAAAGAATAAATTTGCACTATACAAGTTTTAGTGTTTTACTTGTGAAGCAATCCAGGCTAAACCTCCTTATTGACATTAGCCGCTTCGTTTCCAAAAAAAGGTCTTTTCAGCCCCTTCAGCCTGTTTGGGAAACTCACCCTAAATTTCCCGAAGTTGAAGTTTAAGCAAGGTTTTAGGCTCTCTAGGCTTCATGAGTCTTTTCTGGTTAGGTTGGTCTGCTCAATGAGCCTGAGGTATGCTCTTTCCCATCTTTGACACGACAAAGTTCATTTAGACAGCcaacatatttttaaaaggaaacattcaaacaagggaaaatttcaaaaaaacctctgaactttctgacaactcgcaaaatAACACATGGACTTTCACTACtaacaaaaggaaaattctaaaatcaatccagtgggctgacaatagtgagaatgtgaatgtgtattaaagggtataaaaagtacacagaaatacatgTTTTCCTTGTCTTATAATGTATTTATCGTTAGCCCAttaggctgacaatagcaagaccgttaacaaaaaaacatctaaacttagcattccgttaacaattaggCCCCTTCCGTCCAATTCCGTCTAATCCtaatggatggagctaacggaaggcgttaactttttatttttttttactttttacattcaaaaattacttttaactctttctttttttattggtaaataaatatgcaataaagttctttttttttcttactatttatcaaaaattctctattttttactatttataaaaataactttaaccaccatcttttttgttactttcaaattttacctttccccttctctctctctctctctctccctctttttttttagaaatttaacCCCAAACCACCAATCAATCCCACAATCAATTGCCAAagctctaatttcagaaattcaaaattacttttaacctctttttttttagcattcctattttttacttccaaaattacttttaaactctttatttttagtagtaaataaatatgaaataatgtttttttttcttactatttatcaaaaattactttaactctaatctttactatttataataaagagtttaagacccatttttactttcaaatgatctctctctctctctctctctctctctctctctctctctctctctctctctccactgatgAAAATCTTCCCCCTCTTCTCTCCACCGATCAGTTTGGAGAAACCCAAAATTCCTCTAtcagttggttgtggggttaattggtggtatGAGAtcgaatttctaaaaaaaaagagggagatagAGTGGGGGATGCGGGGAAGCAAGggggtgttaaaataattttcgtaaatagttaaaaaaatgggggtgaataatttttggaaaagagcaaggaaaaaaaaactttattgcatatttatttatgactaaaaaaagaatgagttagaagtaatttttggaagtaaaagtagtaaaaaaaaaagaaaaggttacaaagaggaggttaaaagaactttcgaatttttgaaattgtgggTAAGACTTTAGCGGTTGGCTATGGGGTTAATTGGTAGTGTAGAGTCGATTctaataaagagagagagagagagcgcgccgggggggggggggggggggtggggtttaaatttgaaaataaaaaatgggattaaaataattttcgataaataataagaaaaaacactttattgcatatttatttactaataaaaaagaaagaggtaaaagtaatttttgaatgtaaaaagtaaaaataaaaataaaaagttaacgcattccgttagctccatccgttaggactagacggaattggacggcaggagcctaattgttaacggaatgctaagtttaggtgtttttttgttaatagtgaaagtccaggttttttttgcaagttgtcagaaagtttaGGGGctcttttgaaattttctcttcaaaCAAAGTTAAACCTTGAACTATTATCATCAAAATTCCGATCTctcacacaccaaaaaaaagatCACTTCCAATAAAACGTATTACTCCGCGGGTATTCAATTGACAAATAAATCAGAAGGAGTCTACAAGGGTTCAAGTCTCCGTTGCGTTTTTAAGTCTCAGCTCAGATTTGTTAGCCTGGCTAGCAAAATTTCCCACAATCTTTACCCTACAACAAAGTTCAAGTCATGTCACAAACAACATTTTGAGGCTACGATCTTCTAGTGTAGcactcaaaataaaaataaaaataaaaataaaaatctcgcaTAGATTCTGGTCAAAGGGTTCTAGATTCTTTACGAGTCCGGAATCCAAAAGGCTCGATACCTTTACAGAATAAGATTTCATTATCAGATTCAAAACCTACTAGGTTTTGCCGAACTGTTAAAATAGTTGCACTTCGCTATGAAGTTCAAGCTTTGAGTATTTCCACAAGCAAGAGCTCACGTTgtttaagaaaaacaaaaatatatcaaatccAGCTAAAATGAAGAGGAGCACTACGTATATTTACTGATTCATTGCCCTCTCCCATGTCAAGTATAACCACCAACCTAACAACACCTTAGTGTTCATCAAATACTCCaagaaatttacaaaatcaacaaagaaacaaaataaagataTTTATAAATGAAGACTAACATGCCAACTCTCTTACAAAGAATATGAGCCTAACCTTGCATAGGAAGCTTTCCACGAGAAGTTGATTGCCGGCTTGTACGACGTGATGTGCTCGTAGTTGTGGCACTATGACTGTCACTATTTATGGTGGAACCAAACGTATCGGAATCAAAATTGCCCGAATCGATTGATGCAGTGGGCCTACTGGATCTCCTATACCTAGAACCGGGATATCCAGGTCTCCTTGGTTTTTCTACTAGGGTTCCGGGTTTCTTTGAGAGCAATAACATGACACGATCCATAGTGGGTCGATCGGGATCGGACTGGGTACAAAGCAACCCAATTTGTACACACATTGCTACCTGATCAGGGACAGCTGATGATGCCAGTGCGGGGTCCATAACCTCCAAGCTCTTGCCTTTCTTGTACAGCTCATATGCCTGCACAAATAATTGATTATCTTTCACCTTGGCAATGAATTCAGGGACGATTTTACATGATAACAGAAGAATGAGATTGGCAAAGAGTTCAGTTTGAGCCTAGCCACGTGGCCTAAAATACTTAGCCCAAGTTAGTAGTTGTCACCTACATGGTTCCTTATATGCAGACTTCCTATACAGGACGGGGTGTCACAGCCTATCTGTTCGAACCTGACCTATTGTGGTCTGACTACAATTATTTATCACTTATAGACCCTACAAATGCGAAAACCACACAGGTAGGTAAATGGTTAAGCACTTGCATTTTTTACCATCATAAAACACCTAAAAGAAGTTCAACCATTCCATGGAGTTCTATTATGATTAAAAGACCATTACTGAAAGGGTTCTATTAAAAACTACAGCCCAAAACTAGGATCACATAAAGTCATTGTCGAGGACGATCAACTGCTTACCCATTCCAGTAGATTTTCAGCATCCAAAATTGGGATGAAACTCGAGTTCTTCTGACCGCTTATCAGCTCCAAAACGACGACCCCAAAGCTGTATACATCTGCCTTCGGAGATAGACGTCCATGCATGACGTACTCAGGAGCCATATATCCACTGTTCCaagtagaagaaaaagaagaagcatctATTAGTAATAATAACCAGCAAGTCTCCACGGAATTGGATTCAcaacaaatatcaaaaaaatggCTACAAAAGCCTACAATGCCTTTCGAAATTACTTAGTAAAGCTTAGATGCTTGACAACATACTTGGTACCAGCTACACGGGTATTCACATGTGTTTCATCTTCAGGGAATAGGCGAGCCATGCCAAAATCAGCAATTTTTGGAACCCATTTATCATCTAGTAGGATATTGCCTGCCTTGATGTCACGGTGGGTGATTACACTGGGCGAACCTTCATGAAGGTAAAGCAAGCCCCGAGCAACGCCCATGATTATGTCATACCTCCGCTTCCAATCAAGTGCATCTCTTCTCCCAGACTCTGTATCAGGACCGTCGAAAAATTGCATCACAATCACAATTTCTCGTATTGAAACTTACAAATAAGAACCCAAAAAAACGAGAGAGATATGCTAATAACAGACCAATCAGCGGTAATTAAGATGCCAAAAGTTTATTGGAATATAAGAGAAACATATGGCAAATTTTGTGCAGTTAAGTGAGTGGCATGTAGCCTCAAAATCACAACTCCTAATAACGTCTTGGTCTCCTTCCGTTTAGATTCAAGAAGAATACCATCAAAGTTCCAAGTCAACAGAGGGGCTCAGTGACACTAAAGAACAGTGAGGAGACAGCTGACAGCACTGGCTGTAAgaaacaaaactttttttttaatcagcaaaagtaaaattttattagttCTTTTATTTCCTTGGAGAATAATTGCATATAGGAACAAAGAATAGTACTAGGTTGTAGATGAGAATCCTACCAACCAGGGAAGACTTCAACTAAAGGGGAAAAGGGGGGAAATTTTGGTTCAACTACAGCTGTGGAAATTGCAGAGCATGGTATTCATTTCACAACTGCCTCAGATTCACAATGATGAAAAGTTCTAGAAATTAGAACAAGGTAACTATTTCATGGATTGAAGATCTGAAGACACAAGACTGCCCTAACAAAATAGTTGGAAAGAATAGTTTCCCAAAACCTAACAAATCTCAGTAAGGAAGGAAATCGATTTACAACAAATTTGAACTATCTATTGTGACAAGATCAATTTCTTGATCGCGAGTTACATGCACACAATACATACAATTCATGGACCCGTGTTAAATGATATTTCCTCCACTTCTATGTACTAGACTTTAAACAAACAATTCTGAGTCCTTTTCAAGAAGGATTCTTCAAGTGTTTTAGAGCCACTCTACATACAATCAACTTTTAAGCAATTGAAATCGAATAGCGTTTTGTTACACATTAGATATAGTTCAATAACTGAATCAGATGAAGAGAAGATGCTACACATCTCTTCCCAAGCAAATACCAACAATGCACTCTGGCCAACTAGGCAACTACGCAATTTACATCAAAACTACAACAGTTTAAGACTTCAAGctaattcttttgttttgttttttttccctttccctgGTAAGCAGCTGAAAAATACCcggtggcggagccaggattttgaaACGGGCGGGGGGGCTTAAtagacataatttttttatcggaacataTACTTAATATATCATAAGctttttgctttccaatacattacatttatacattgaaatgattctagcctaatgcaGTTGAAGTATAtcaatcatttaatttttctaTTAGGCTACTTCAATTgttacgtgcttattttttatttatgaaagaaattgaaaaatgagaatgtaaaataaccagttttttatcaaaccaaaccaaaccaaaattattatgaTTATAAGTAGTTATACACGAAGAATTATCAATAACATTCAAATTCAGGAATATACAaactaaaaattttaaaacttggacGCTCGGGGAGCTGGGGCTAGGGCCCCTccgggccccaacatagctccgcccctgaAAATACTTAAGAAGCTGTTGAGTTGAGACCACCTCAGAGCAAGCAATGTGCAACATTGAGTAGAGTATTAAGCCACACAAACAATACAATAAGCAACTAACACACAAAGAGGAAAAGAATAACACAAGCTTATTTGACACCAATTAATATCGGCTACATTCCAACCTTAGAACAAGCATGCTTTCTTCTTAttatttcttccaaaaaatgttttttcacTCATGGGCTCAAAGTTCTTCTCAAAAGGCAAATGGAATGTGATATTTCTCATTATAATTGTTTGGTGACCAAATTGTAGCCACAGTTACCTCAGACGGTTAGTTGGAACCTTTAGGATTTTGCAAAAGGCATGTCCCAAGTTTGGAACAGAAGGTACATACTAAATCTACCGATCCCAAACCCCGAACAATGGGGTCTAATCTAGGCATGCCTTTTCTGTGGGgaattttggtttgtaaaataCAAAGGTGGCTgacaataaaccataaaaacCTGCTATTTTAAGTTAGGACGACTGCTTAGTTCTAGCCAAGGTAACCACCTCTTATTCAATTTATTTACGAGAGATGGGACAAATGGGGGTGTAATCAAAGCTCGGAAAGGGGCTCGAAACCAAGTGTGCAGTGAATGGCAATGCAACCGACTTGCTTCACCACTCACCAGCTATTATCTTCATTGAATATCCAAAATCATCCAGGATTTTGAATTGAACCCAAGTTACATATCATGAAACTCAATAATAATCAacaattcatcaatcaacaaGCAAGCACACTAATTGAAACTTAGCACCTAACCATCAGCACAAATATTGCCTGGGTAATCACTAAATGATGTTTAACACTTTCAACTCGCAACTAATAAGTACTCCATAAATTAAGCTTGACAGGGATAAGAGGTGATCAAATGAAGAAAAGATCTTACTGAATAGATGCTTGTCGAGACTCTCATTAGCAACATACTCATATACAAGCAGCCTCTCCGGACCATGAGCACAATAACCCAACAGATTCACCACATTCCGGTGCTGCACTCGTGCCAACAGTTTTGCCTCGTTCGTGAACTCTTTCTTCCCCTGGCCTGAGCTATGCGAAAGTTTCTTCACTGCAATCTCCCTTCCATCCTCCAACTTGCCCTATATCTCCATAACCCCAACAATCACAAATGCATACAGATGATACGATCAAGACTATAAACCGACaagcatatatatacacaacaGTAATCTTTGGTGGGCATATTTGTGCACCGTGCACCAACTCATGTGGCATTTTAGATGGCCTATTCTCATGTGTTTTGTCATGCATTGGCACTACATTAGGCAGAACAAATTCGTTCACTATTTACCTACCACTCTCCTTTGTCCATTAACTGTGTTCACCATATCGGAGTGAAATACGGGTACTTCTAAAACCATGTCATAACCATATAGAAAGTAGTATTTCCTTTTCTACAGACATGAATTTAGTTTGATGAGACTTTTGCCTATGTTTGGCATGTTTTTAGAAATAAGCTTTGGAGTTTGGTCATTTATTTAACAATACGTCTGTAAGCCTTACTTCTACTTTATTTTTGGCATTGAACAGTAGTTTGTATGTAGGATCCTTAATAAGCTAAGCCATTTAACTAATTCTTTAATCCGCTGCATAATTATTAAGCATTATGCATTCTTTATAACCATCCAATATATCGTTTTCCGAACGTATCCAGATTCTGTTCATACCGGTACACCTTACTTGATCTAGGTTTTCCCTACATGCCTGTATTGTAAAATTACCGGTACTCATGGCAACTGAACCCATGTTCATAAACCTACATATGGTGCACAaatataaacacacacaaatgagttaatttttttgataactcagatgtGCGAGCCAACTTAAGTGCACACTAGGGCCCAATCTCACCGGCCACTTGCAGGGAGTCCAATTAAAGTAAAGTATGGACGACCCCAAAAGAGTTCATAGCACATcagaggtttcgaacctgagaccttaggacGGAACAATGCCCTAAGTCTCAGGCCTTTGACCACGTAAATAAGTTTATTTTGTCGTGATTACCTTGAAAACAGGACCAAATCCGCCTTGGCCGAGCTTGTTATCAGGGTGGAAATCTTTGGTGGCGGAAGCTAGGGTTGCGAAGGAGAATTGC
Proteins encoded in this region:
- the LOC131301863 gene encoding cysteine-rich receptor-like protein kinase 43, with product MSKPGNNFMQTLLRPFRSSKDENHEQELEQIAAQEQKQFSFATLASATKDFHPDNKLGQGGFGPVFKGKLEDGREIAVKKLSHSSGQGKKEFTNEAKLLARVQHRNVVNLLGYCAHGPERLLVYEYVANESLDKHLFKSGRRDALDWKRRYDIIMGVARGLLYLHEGSPSVITHRDIKAGNILLDDKWVPKIADFGMARLFPEDETHVNTRVAGTNGYMAPEYVMHGRLSPKADVYSFGVVVLELISGQKNSSFIPILDAENLLEWAYELYKKGKSLEVMDPALASSAVPDQVAMCVQIGLLCTQSDPDRPTMDRVMLLLSKKPGTLVEKPRRPGYPGSRYRRSSRPTASIDSGNFDSDTFGSTINSDSHSATTTSTSRRTSRQSTSRGKLPMQG